From a single Bacteroidia bacterium genomic region:
- a CDS encoding ATP-binding cassette domain-containing protein, translating into MSEPFLNISEVSKSYDTYRAVDKVSLKIPKGKIYGLLGPNGAGKTSIIRMITGITAPDEGKIFFNGALLDPTHARFTGYMPEERGLYKKMKVKEQIVYLLSLKGMTTKDATTAADQWLQKLGLTDWAGHKTSDLSKGMQQKVQFITTVAHKPQLLILDEPFSGLDPVNARAIEQEIRLLKEQGTTIIFSTHRLEQVEELCDYIALINKGKVMIENDIQTVRQQFQKDLYKIVYTGDSSWWKSLDMVNVSATNEKFVMVQLKPGFSGNDLMRHLADSPLTINSFELHLPRLNDIFIELVSNA; encoded by the coding sequence ATGTCGGAACCCTTTCTCAACATCAGTGAAGTTTCCAAGTCTTATGACACCTATCGTGCGGTCGATAAGGTTTCACTGAAAATCCCCAAAGGAAAAATTTACGGCCTACTGGGCCCCAATGGCGCTGGAAAAACGTCTATTATCCGTATGATCACCGGCATTACCGCGCCGGATGAAGGAAAAATATTTTTTAACGGCGCGCTGCTCGATCCCACTCATGCCCGGTTTACCGGTTATATGCCTGAAGAACGCGGCCTTTACAAAAAAATGAAGGTAAAGGAACAGATTGTCTATCTCCTCAGCCTGAAAGGGATGACCACAAAAGATGCGACTACTGCCGCCGATCAATGGTTGCAAAAACTTGGTCTCACAGACTGGGCAGGCCATAAAACTTCTGACCTTTCCAAAGGGATGCAACAAAAAGTGCAGTTTATCACCACCGTGGCGCACAAACCCCAGTTGTTGATTCTCGACGAACCATTTTCCGGACTTGATCCCGTCAACGCCCGGGCGATCGAACAGGAAATACGCTTGCTGAAAGAACAGGGGACGACGATCATTTTCTCTACTCACCGGCTGGAACAGGTCGAAGAGTTGTGTGATTATATTGCCCTGATCAATAAAGGCAAAGTCATGATAGAAAATGATATTCAAACCGTAAGACAACAGTTTCAGAAAGATTTGTACAAAATTGTCTATACCGGTGATTCCTCCTGGTGGAAAAGCCTGGATATGGTCAATGTATCGGCGACTAATGAAAAGTTTGTCATGGTGCAGTTGAAGCCCGGCTTCTCTGGCAATGACCTGATGCGGCATCTTGCCGATAGTCCGCTGACTATCAATAGTTTTGAACTCCACCTTCCCCGACTCAACGATATTTTTATCGAATTGGTAAGTAACGCCTGA